Part of the Methylovirgula sp. 4M-Z18 genome is shown below.
CGATATGCAACCCGGGAAAATCAGCCTTGATCGCGATCACGCGGCCCAGGCTGCGCGTATCAGCTAGCACCGGCGTTCTAGCAAGATTCTGCGCGTGATCGATCAGCATGCGCACGTAAGTCCTCTCGTCCGACGTCAAAGACCCGGTAAAGCCGCCCTGCGGCACGAAGTTCTCGAATGCCATGGCGGGCGTAAAATGGGCGACACCGCCTTCGCTCTGAATGAGCGGTTCGAACTCCTCAAAATACGGCGCGCCATCGGGATGTTTCGAATGCCACGTGCGCGCCGTCAGTTCGGCGCAATTGGCCCGTGTCAGAGTGGCGAGAATCTCGTGGAAGATTTCATGGTAGGCAAGCACATCGTCCATGCGGCGAAACCGCGACCACACCCAGGTGCTGGAGGCGCGAAAGCTCGAATGCAGGAAGATCGCTTCAAGGCTGTTGCGCCGCTCGGCAGAAACACGGCATGGAGCGCTCGCATCGAAAGCTTGAGCGGAAGACATGGCTTGAAGCATCTAATCGGTCCTTGAGATGCCTCAGATATGCGCGCCGAAACGCCTTAATACAAATGAAGTTTTCTTAATTCTGCGACAATAGTTTTGACACAAAAATGAACGATTTTTTAACTATAGAATAGTATAGATTGCTTCAAATTTGTCGCGACCTCCAAATATTGCGGCCGCACGATACGGTGCGCGAATTCACCCCCCGCTGTCGGACATGATCCGTTTCCAATCGCGCAGCAAGGCTGTGCGGCGGCGCGGATAACGTTCGCGCAATTCGCTCATTTCCAAAATCCGATCGGTGCGGAAATGCCGAATATCGTTGCGCAACTCGCACCACGCCGCAACCATGCGCACGCGGTCGAGATAGGCGAGCGCGAAGGGCCAAATCGCGCGGGTGGTTTCCTCGCCCGCCTGGTCGGTGTAGCGGATCTGCACTTTGCGCTCTTCGCGAATCGCTTGGCGCACAAGGCTTTCATCGATCAGCGCCGCCTGCCTTTTGCCGAAATCCGGCGCGAAGAAGGCGCCGTCGGCGATGAGCGGCTTCAATTTTTCCGGCACCACCGCGGTCAGCTTGGCGATGACGCTGTCGGCCGACGTCGCAAGGCGCGGATCGCCGCGTTCCGCGACGAATTGCATGCCCAGAATAATCGCCTCGATTTCGTCGACCGAGAACATCAGCGGCGGCAGATCGAAGCCGGGATCGAGCACATAGCCGATGCCCGCCTCACCGCGCACCGGCACGCCATTGACGCTGAGCGCCTGCATGTCGCGGTAGACCGTACGCAGCGACACCTGCATGTCCTCGGCCATCGCCTCGGCCGTCACCGGCCGGCGGTGCCGCCGCA
Proteins encoded:
- a CDS encoding helix-turn-helix transcriptional regulator, yielding MRRAERLFNLVEYLRRHRRPVTAEAMAEDMQVSLRTVYRDMQALSVNGVPVRGEAGIGYVLDPGFDLPPLMFSVDEIEAIILGMQFVAERGDPRLATSADSVIAKLTAVVPEKLKPLIADGAFFAPDFGKRQAALIDESLVRQAIREERKVQIRYTDQAGEETTRAIWPFALAYLDRVRMVAAWCELRNDIRHFRTDRILEMSELRERYPRRRTALLRDWKRIMSDSGG